Proteins from one Streptomyces genisteinicus genomic window:
- a CDS encoding helix-turn-helix domain-containing protein encodes MSNMYGEWLKAQRDAAGLTQQELADAAIMTRSHIAHIEAGRRIPSKEDARRLDRALNTGNVLSSFLPQEDVAVADYFEAARQLEQQATVIREFALSYVPGILQTEAYARAVLQVSFPPRSEEECDRLVVTRLKRADILEDPVTPVVSVLLDESVLRRPIGGPAVMAEQIDHLLHLVESTRIRVHVLPFGLGAHSLLLGMLTLMWFEDQPPAAYSEGTFMGKLYDSPSLVQRLQGTYDQALGDALPRRESAALMTAIAEDYRHA; translated from the coding sequence GTGAGCAACATGTATGGGGAGTGGTTGAAGGCGCAGCGGGACGCGGCCGGGCTCACCCAGCAGGAACTGGCGGACGCGGCGATCATGACGCGTTCGCACATCGCCCACATCGAGGCGGGCCGCCGCATCCCGTCGAAGGAGGACGCCCGCCGCCTGGACAGGGCCCTGAACACGGGGAACGTGCTGAGCAGCTTCCTCCCGCAGGAGGACGTCGCGGTCGCGGACTACTTCGAAGCGGCCCGTCAGCTCGAACAACAGGCCACGGTGATCAGGGAGTTCGCCCTGTCCTACGTGCCCGGCATCCTCCAGACCGAGGCGTACGCCCGTGCGGTTCTCCAGGTCAGCTTTCCTCCCAGGAGTGAAGAGGAATGTGACAGGCTCGTTGTCACACGGCTCAAAAGGGCGGACATCCTCGAAGACCCGGTGACCCCCGTGGTGTCCGTGCTATTGGACGAGTCCGTGCTCCGGCGCCCCATCGGAGGGCCCGCCGTGATGGCGGAGCAGATCGACCACCTGCTGCATCTCGTCGAGTCGACGCGTATCCGCGTCCATGTCCTGCCCTTCGGGCTCGGGGCACACTCCCTGCTGCTCGGCATGCTGACGCTGATGTGGTTCGAGGACCAGCCACCGGCCGCGTACAGCGAGGGCACGTTCATGGGCAAGCTCTACGACTCCCCCTCCCTCGTCCAGCGCCTGCAGGGCACCTACGATCAAGCGTTGGGCGACGCACTCCCGCGCAGGGAGTCGGCCGCTCTGATGACGGCGATCGCGGAGGACTACCGGCATGCCTGA
- a CDS encoding DUF397 domain-containing protein — translation MPERTTIPRAEALSGWRRSSHSNSDGGSCVEVVDAHPAGVPVRDSKVPDGPALVFAAPGWTAFVTAVRSGALGG, via the coding sequence ATGCCTGAGCGCACCACCATCCCGCGCGCGGAGGCCCTGAGCGGATGGCGCAGGTCGTCCCACAGCAACAGCGACGGCGGCAGCTGCGTCGAGGTCGTCGACGCCCACCCGGCCGGCGTCCCCGTCCGGGACTCGAAGGTCCCCGACGGACCCGCCCTCGTGTTCGCGGCACCCGGCTGGACCGCCTTCGTCACGGCGGTCCGCAGCGGCGCGCTCGGGGGCTGA
- a CDS encoding AAA family ATPase: MLLRFRTANVRSLRDEQELTFVVPGDEPSAAARHVELAQGAVGVLPLAGIFGANASGKSNVLAAMTDMSRAVQHSYARWASYDGTDRIPFALDGKGDAEPSFYEVDLVLDGVRWTYGFELGPERVEAEWLHGYPRGHRQVWLDRDASRAKVYDWPGARVKDRAGLERRTRPNALVLSTAGTDNHPQLTPLFHWFRRNLWLINPEEERPEREAFTTRELSGRRARRINELLRVADLGITGAEAVKGAQGKPEVRLTHRSGTGDTPLAWRHESYGTRSWFALLGPLLLALDEGAVLLVDELDASLHPRFAAEVIRLFHDPDANAKGAQLVFTSHDPSVLTTPSGGRLLEPAQVWLTEKDEDGATELYPLTAASPGEDEDLMKAYLAGSFGAVPALLEGQIARRLLAATEGELPEGSFAQAKKWAQKINAQHADHVAKDQRDPYTDVYEFVEKGLRVTGY, encoded by the coding sequence ATGCTGCTGAGATTCCGCACGGCCAATGTGCGGTCACTGCGCGACGAACAGGAGCTGACGTTCGTCGTGCCCGGGGACGAGCCGAGCGCCGCCGCCCGGCACGTCGAGCTCGCCCAGGGAGCCGTGGGCGTCCTCCCCCTGGCGGGCATCTTCGGCGCCAACGCCTCGGGCAAGTCCAACGTCCTCGCCGCGATGACGGACATGAGCCGCGCGGTGCAGCACTCCTACGCGCGCTGGGCCTCGTACGACGGCACCGACCGCATCCCCTTCGCACTCGACGGCAAGGGGGACGCGGAACCGAGCTTCTACGAGGTCGACCTGGTCCTCGACGGCGTGCGCTGGACGTACGGCTTCGAGCTCGGCCCCGAGCGGGTCGAGGCCGAATGGCTGCACGGCTATCCGCGCGGTCACCGCCAGGTGTGGCTCGACCGGGACGCGTCCCGCGCCAAGGTCTACGACTGGCCTGGAGCGCGGGTCAAGGACCGTGCCGGTCTGGAACGGCGCACCCGGCCGAACGCGCTGGTCCTCTCCACGGCGGGCACGGACAACCACCCGCAGCTCACCCCGCTCTTCCACTGGTTCCGCCGCAACCTCTGGCTGATCAACCCCGAGGAGGAGCGCCCGGAGCGGGAGGCGTTCACGACGCGTGAGCTGTCGGGGCGGCGAGCCCGGCGCATCAACGAACTGCTGCGTGTCGCGGACCTCGGCATCACCGGCGCGGAAGCGGTCAAGGGCGCGCAGGGGAAGCCGGAGGTCCGGCTCACTCACCGGTCCGGCACCGGCGACACCCCGCTCGCATGGCGGCACGAGTCCTACGGCACCCGTTCCTGGTTCGCCCTTCTGGGCCCCCTGCTGCTGGCGCTCGACGAGGGCGCCGTCCTCCTCGTCGACGAACTGGACGCCAGCCTCCACCCGCGCTTCGCCGCCGAGGTCATCCGGCTCTTCCACGATCCCGACGCCAACGCCAAAGGCGCGCAGCTCGTCTTCACCTCGCACGATCCCTCGGTCCTCACCACCCCGAGCGGCGGCCGCCTGCTGGAGCCCGCCCAGGTGTGGCTCACCGAGAAGGACGAGGACGGGGCCACCGAGCTGTATCCGCTGACCGCAGCCTCACCCGGGGAGGACGAGGACCTGATGAAGGCCTATCTGGCCGGGTCCTTCGGAGCCGTCCCCGCGCTGCTGGAGGGCCAGATCGCCCGGCGGCTGCTGGCGGCGACCGAGGGGGAGCTGCCCGAGGGCAGCTTCGCCCAGGCGAAGAAGTGGGCGCAGAAGATCAACGCCCAGCACGCCGACCATGTGGCGAAGGACCAGCGAGACCCGTACACGGACGTGTACGAGTTCGTCGAGAAGGGCCTGAGAGTCACCGGCTACTGA
- a CDS encoding FAD-binding dehydrogenase, with translation MESPSADSGSQTAPATPSGVTRRHALTVAGGAVAAAAVASAAPAFGAGPQSADAIVVGHGLAGLVATMELAAAGRKVLLLDQEPEASLGGQAFWSFGGLFFVDSHEQRLMGVKDSKDLAWQDWLGTARFDRGVDDPRGADHWARKWAEAYVDFAAGEKRSWLAGLGMQWFPIVGWAERGGGLADGHGNSVPRFHITWGTGPAVVEPFEKKVRQAVAAGKVTFRFRHRVDELITSGGAVTGVRGAVLEPSGAARGKPSSRTVVGDFELRAPVVVVTSGGIGADHDLVRRNWPARLGTPPKTMITGVPAHVDGRMLGITERAGGRIVNPDRMWHYTEGLRNYDPIWPGHGIRILPGPSSMWFDATGKRFGAPDLPGYDTLHTLKSITASGHDYSWFVTTQKIIAKEFALSGSEQNPDLTKKDLLMLLSRIWQTPEPIERFKKYGEDFVVASSLSELVHGMNRLTGDNLIDLAGLQRQIEARDREIANPYTKDLQVMGIRNALAYPGDTLSRTASVHRILDPDAAPLIAVRLNILTRKTLGGLQTDLSGRVLDAAGQPIPGLYAAGEVAGFGGGGVHGYGSLEGTFLGGCLFSGRVAGRAAAAATG, from the coding sequence GTGGAGAGCCCCAGCGCAGACAGCGGATCGCAGACCGCACCCGCCACCCCCTCCGGCGTCACCCGCCGCCACGCCCTGACCGTCGCGGGCGGCGCCGTCGCCGCCGCCGCGGTCGCCTCGGCCGCCCCCGCCTTCGGCGCCGGACCGCAGTCCGCCGACGCGATCGTCGTCGGCCACGGACTCGCCGGCCTCGTCGCCACCATGGAACTGGCCGCGGCCGGACGCAAGGTCCTGCTGCTCGACCAGGAGCCCGAGGCGAGCCTCGGCGGCCAGGCGTTCTGGTCCTTCGGCGGCCTCTTCTTCGTCGACTCCCACGAACAGCGCCTGATGGGCGTCAAGGACTCCAAGGACCTCGCCTGGCAGGACTGGCTCGGCACCGCGCGCTTCGACCGCGGCGTGGACGACCCGCGCGGAGCGGACCACTGGGCGCGCAAGTGGGCCGAGGCGTACGTCGACTTCGCCGCCGGGGAGAAGCGGTCCTGGCTCGCCGGGCTCGGCATGCAGTGGTTCCCCATCGTCGGCTGGGCCGAACGCGGCGGCGGACTCGCCGACGGCCACGGCAACTCCGTCCCCCGCTTCCACATCACCTGGGGCACCGGCCCGGCCGTCGTGGAGCCCTTCGAGAAGAAGGTGCGCCAGGCGGTCGCGGCGGGCAAGGTGACGTTCCGCTTCCGGCACCGGGTCGACGAGCTGATCACCAGCGGCGGCGCCGTCACCGGCGTGCGGGGCGCCGTCCTGGAGCCGAGCGGCGCCGCGCGCGGCAAGCCCAGCTCGCGGACGGTCGTCGGCGACTTCGAACTCCGCGCGCCGGTCGTCGTGGTGACCTCCGGCGGCATCGGCGCCGACCACGACCTGGTGCGCCGCAACTGGCCGGCCCGTCTCGGCACCCCGCCCAAGACCATGATCACCGGTGTCCCGGCCCACGTCGACGGCCGGATGCTCGGCATCACCGAACGCGCGGGCGGCCGGATCGTCAACCCCGACCGGATGTGGCACTACACCGAGGGCCTGCGCAACTACGACCCCATCTGGCCCGGCCACGGCATCCGCATCCTGCCCGGCCCGTCCTCCATGTGGTTCGACGCCACCGGCAAGCGCTTCGGCGCCCCCGACCTCCCCGGCTACGACACCCTCCACACCCTGAAGTCGATCACCGCCAGCGGCCACGACTACTCGTGGTTCGTCACCACGCAGAAGATCATCGCCAAGGAGTTCGCCCTCTCCGGCTCGGAGCAGAACCCGGACCTCACCAAAAAGGACCTGCTGATGCTGCTCTCCCGCATCTGGCAGACGCCCGAGCCGATCGAGCGCTTCAAGAAGTACGGGGAGGACTTCGTCGTCGCCTCCTCGCTCTCCGAGCTGGTGCACGGCATGAACCGGCTCACCGGAGACAACCTGATCGACCTCGCCGGCCTCCAGCGGCAGATCGAGGCGCGCGACCGGGAGATCGCCAACCCGTACACCAAGGACCTCCAGGTGATGGGCATCCGCAACGCCCTCGCCTACCCCGGCGACACCCTCAGCCGGACCGCCTCCGTCCACCGCATCCTCGACCCGGACGCGGCCCCGCTGATCGCCGTCCGCCTCAACATCCTGACCCGCAAGACCCTCGGCGGCCTCCAGACCGACCTCTCCGGCCGCGTCCTCGACGCCGCCGGGCAGCCGATCCCCGGCCTCTACGCCGCCGGCGAGGTCGCCGGCTTCGGCGGCGGCGGCGTCCACGGCTACGGCTCCCTGGAGGGCACCTTCCTCGGCGGCTGCCTCTTCTCGGGCCGCGTCGCGGGGCGGGCGGCGGCGGCCGCGACGGGGTGA
- a CDS encoding acyl-CoA dehydrogenase family protein encodes MRRTVFNEDHEAFRDTIRAFVEAEVVPVYEEWFAAGQAPRDFYLKLGELGVFGINVPEEFGGAGLETHKFEAIQYEETARAGVSFGGSGVHVLLALPYIKSLATDEQKKRFLPKFVSGEEMWALAMTEPGTGSDLAGMKTTAKLSEDGTHYVLNGSKTFITGGVHADRVIVCARTDAPTAEDRRHGISLFAVDTKAEGYSVGRKLDKLGLKVSDTAELAFVDVKVPVEDLLGEENKGFYYLGSNLPSERWGIAFGAYAQAKAAVRFAKEYVQDRTVFGKTVASFQNTKFELAACQAEVDAAEAVADRALEALDAGELTAAEAASAKLFCTEVAHRVIDRCLQLHGGYGFMNEYPIARLYADNRVNRIYGGTSEVMKMIIAKDMGL; translated from the coding sequence GTGCGCCGTACCGTTTTCAACGAGGACCACGAGGCGTTCCGGGACACGATCCGCGCCTTCGTCGAGGCCGAGGTCGTCCCGGTCTACGAGGAGTGGTTCGCGGCCGGTCAGGCGCCGCGCGACTTCTACCTGAAGCTCGGCGAGCTGGGCGTCTTCGGCATCAACGTGCCCGAGGAGTTCGGCGGCGCCGGCCTGGAGACCCACAAGTTCGAGGCGATCCAGTACGAGGAGACCGCCCGTGCCGGCGTCTCCTTCGGCGGCTCCGGCGTGCACGTGCTGCTCGCCCTCCCGTACATCAAGTCCCTCGCCACCGACGAGCAGAAGAAGCGCTTCCTGCCGAAGTTCGTCTCCGGCGAGGAGATGTGGGCGCTGGCGATGACCGAGCCCGGCACCGGCTCCGACCTCGCGGGCATGAAGACCACCGCCAAGCTCTCCGAGGACGGCACCCACTACGTCCTCAACGGCTCGAAGACCTTCATCACCGGCGGCGTCCACGCCGACCGCGTGATCGTCTGCGCCCGCACCGACGCCCCGACCGCCGAGGACCGCCGCCACGGCATCTCCCTCTTCGCCGTCGACACCAAGGCGGAGGGCTACTCCGTCGGCCGCAAGCTCGACAAGCTCGGCCTCAAGGTCTCCGACACCGCCGAACTGGCCTTCGTCGACGTCAAGGTCCCCGTCGAGGACCTGCTCGGCGAGGAGAACAAGGGCTTCTACTACCTCGGCTCCAACCTGCCCTCCGAGCGCTGGGGCATCGCCTTCGGCGCCTACGCGCAGGCCAAGGCGGCCGTCCGGTTCGCCAAGGAGTACGTGCAGGACCGCACGGTCTTCGGCAAGACCGTCGCCTCCTTCCAGAACACCAAGTTCGAACTCGCCGCCTGCCAGGCCGAGGTGGACGCGGCCGAGGCCGTCGCCGACCGCGCCCTGGAGGCCCTGGACGCCGGCGAGCTGACGGCCGCCGAGGCCGCCTCCGCCAAGCTGTTCTGCACCGAGGTCGCGCACCGCGTCATCGACCGCTGCCTCCAGCTGCACGGCGGCTACGGGTTCATGAACGAGTACCCGATCGCCCGCCTGTACGCCGACAACCGCGTCAACCGCATCTACGGCGGCACCAGCGAGGTCATGAAGATGATCATCGCCAAGGACATGGGTCTGTAA
- the tesB gene encoding acyl-CoA thioesterase II, with product MSPALADLLDLLDLEQIEQNIFRGSSRSAVVPRVFGGQVAAQALVAAGRTVPGDRTAHSLHSYFLRMGDPGAPIVYTVDRIRDGRSFTTRRVVAVQHGQPIFHLSASFQTYEEGLEHQAEMPAAPDPETLPRAEEMLPRYADRFVDASVVDRILEARAAVDLRYAGEPPFASVGSPREPRSQVWFRTAGKLADDPLLHVCLATYVSDMTLLDSVLLAHGRGGWTVGDVVGASLDHAMWFHRPFRADEWLLYDQESPSASGGRGLGQARIYTRDGRLAISVIQEGVVRVPR from the coding sequence ATGAGCCCTGCACTCGCCGATCTGCTCGATCTGCTCGACCTCGAGCAGATCGAGCAGAACATCTTCCGCGGCAGCTCCCGGTCCGCCGTCGTCCCCCGGGTCTTCGGGGGACAGGTGGCGGCCCAGGCGCTGGTCGCCGCGGGCCGTACGGTCCCCGGTGACCGTACGGCGCACTCGCTCCACTCGTACTTCCTGCGCATGGGCGACCCGGGCGCGCCGATCGTCTACACGGTCGACCGCATCCGCGACGGCCGGTCCTTCACCACCCGGCGGGTCGTCGCCGTCCAGCACGGGCAGCCGATCTTCCACCTCTCGGCGTCCTTCCAGACGTACGAGGAAGGGCTGGAGCACCAGGCGGAGATGCCCGCCGCGCCCGACCCGGAGACCCTGCCCAGGGCCGAGGAGATGCTGCCGCGCTACGCGGACCGCTTCGTCGACGCGAGCGTCGTGGACCGGATCCTCGAAGCACGGGCGGCGGTCGACCTCCGGTACGCCGGCGAACCGCCGTTCGCCTCGGTCGGCAGCCCCCGCGAGCCGCGCTCGCAGGTCTGGTTCCGCACCGCGGGGAAGCTCGCCGACGACCCGCTGCTGCACGTCTGCCTCGCCACCTACGTCTCCGACATGACCCTGCTCGACTCGGTGCTGCTCGCGCACGGCCGGGGCGGCTGGACGGTCGGCGACGTGGTGGGCGCCTCGCTGGACCACGCGATGTGGTTCCACCGTCCGTTCCGGGCCGACGAATGGCTGCTGTACGACCAGGAGTCGCCGTCCGCCTCCGGCGGGCGCGGCCTCGGCCAGGCGCGCATCTACACCCGGGACGGGCGTCTCGCCATCTCCGTCATCCAGGAGGGCGTCGTGCGCGTCCCCCGCTGA
- a CDS encoding cation diffusion facilitator family transporter, whose product MSEADERARPAGPAEQDQPESAFTVIVAALANLGIAAAKLVAGLVSGSSAMLSEAAHSLADTVTEVMLLAAVKRGDRPADEDHPLGHGPERYIWALLASVATFVGGAVFSFYDGIHSLTHDAEPGDPTLAYIVLAIAFALESYSLRTGLRQARAEARLLHYGFARYLRRTPDTAVKAVVMEDSAALVGLLLAAGGLLGGQLTGSGVWDGVASLLIGVLLVYVAWVLGRSNAQLLIGRPLPPCLRAQVRDEILTVPHIVDVLELTTLIQGPREILVAAKVDFRDASSARQVEWACEEAEQQLRERWPSVRRVYLDPTPGLGAQRPDGTVE is encoded by the coding sequence ATGAGCGAGGCGGACGAGAGGGCCCGGCCCGCCGGGCCCGCAGAGCAGGACCAGCCCGAGAGCGCCTTCACCGTGATCGTCGCGGCGCTCGCCAACCTGGGGATCGCCGCGGCGAAACTGGTGGCGGGGCTGGTCAGCGGGTCGAGCGCGATGCTGTCCGAGGCGGCGCACTCGCTGGCCGACACGGTCACCGAGGTGATGCTGCTCGCGGCGGTGAAACGCGGCGACCGGCCGGCCGACGAGGACCATCCGCTCGGGCACGGCCCCGAGCGCTACATCTGGGCGCTGCTCGCCTCGGTCGCGACCTTCGTCGGCGGCGCGGTCTTCTCCTTCTACGACGGCATCCACTCCCTCACCCACGACGCCGAACCGGGCGACCCGACCCTCGCCTACATCGTCCTGGCCATCGCCTTCGCGCTGGAGTCGTACTCGCTGCGCACCGGGCTCCGCCAGGCGCGGGCGGAGGCCCGGCTGCTGCACTACGGCTTCGCCCGCTACCTGCGCCGCACGCCGGACACGGCCGTGAAGGCCGTGGTGATGGAGGACTCCGCCGCGCTCGTCGGCCTGCTCCTCGCGGCCGGCGGCCTGCTCGGCGGCCAGCTCACCGGCTCCGGCGTCTGGGACGGCGTGGCCTCGCTGCTCATCGGGGTGCTGCTCGTCTACGTCGCCTGGGTCCTCGGCCGCAGCAACGCCCAGCTCCTCATCGGCCGCCCGCTCCCGCCCTGCCTCCGGGCACAGGTGCGCGACGAGATCCTGACCGTGCCGCACATCGTGGACGTGCTGGAGCTGACCACCCTCATCCAGGGCCCGCGCGAGATCCTCGTCGCCGCGAAGGTCGACTTCCGCGACGCGTCCAGCGCCCGGCAGGTGGAGTGGGCCTGCGAGGAGGCCGAGCAGCAGCTGCGCGAACGGTGGCCGTCCGTGCGCCGCGTCTACCTCGACCCGACGCCGGGACTGGGCGCGCAGCGCCCGGACGGCACGGTGGAGTGA
- a CDS encoding sensor histidine kinase, translated as MTGRPHAPPGTGRPQAPLPGPDAPLRRTGEPRHRPRGARANAVEGLVVAACVAEALATRVALTGWMLPTALVVACLLPLRWRFPRTVLLLALPTLTTGELWLPAMAALHALAAAERSRRIAAAGAAAVAVVSFVPWRGLGDYVWTVPDTVLGVLLSGLLAVAPAALGRLARARRELAARLGELALSQERERRHAAEQAALRERERLARNVHDTAAHHLSLISLRCAELAAAADSEAYRRQARELGALSRRAAADLRDTVHHLGPGLDRLHELLGPAGAVALRLEAGDCPADVGHAAYRIVQEALTNARRHAPGAPATVDIGPGEGGLRVVVSNGPSALPAPRPEPGGGQGLLGLHARAAALGGTLTAAPTPDGGFLVEATLPVRGPA; from the coding sequence GTGACCGGGAGGCCGCACGCGCCGCCCGGGACGGGGAGGCCGCAGGCACCCCTGCCCGGTCCGGACGCCCCGCTCCGGCGGACCGGCGAGCCCCGCCACCGGCCGCGCGGCGCCCGCGCGAACGCCGTCGAAGGGCTCGTGGTCGCCGCCTGCGTCGCCGAGGCCCTCGCGACCCGGGTCGCGCTGACCGGCTGGATGCTGCCCACGGCACTCGTCGTCGCCTGCCTGCTGCCGCTGCGGTGGCGCTTCCCCCGGACCGTGCTGCTGCTCGCCCTGCCCACGCTCACCACCGGCGAGCTGTGGCTGCCCGCGATGGCCGCGCTGCACGCGCTCGCCGCCGCCGAGCGCTCGCGCCGGATCGCCGCGGCGGGAGCGGCGGCGGTCGCCGTGGTGTCCTTCGTGCCGTGGCGCGGACTGGGCGACTACGTGTGGACGGTGCCGGACACCGTGCTGGGCGTCCTCCTCTCCGGGCTGCTCGCCGTCGCCCCCGCCGCCCTCGGACGCCTCGCCCGCGCCCGCCGCGAACTCGCGGCGCGCCTGGGCGAACTCGCGCTCTCCCAGGAACGCGAACGCCGCCACGCCGCCGAGCAGGCGGCCCTGCGCGAGCGGGAGCGCCTCGCCCGCAACGTCCACGACACCGCCGCCCACCACCTCAGCCTGATCAGCCTGCGCTGCGCCGAACTGGCGGCGGCGGCCGACTCCGAGGCGTACCGGCGGCAGGCGCGGGAGCTGGGGGCGCTGAGCCGCCGGGCCGCCGCCGACCTGCGCGACACCGTGCACCACCTCGGCCCGGGGCTCGACCGGCTCCACGAACTCCTCGGCCCCGCGGGCGCGGTGGCGCTCCGGCTGGAGGCCGGCGACTGCCCGGCGGACGTCGGGCACGCCGCGTACCGGATCGTCCAGGAGGCCCTGACCAACGCCCGCCGCCACGCACCCGGCGCCCCCGCAACCGTCGACATCGGTCCCGGGGAGGGCGGCCTGCGCGTCGTCGTGAGCAACGGCCCGTCCGCGCTGCCCGCCCCCCGCCCCGAACCCGGCGGCGGCCAGGGCCTCCTGGGCCTCCACGCCCGCGCCGCCGCCCTCGGCGGCACCCTCACCGCCGCCCCCACCCCGGACGGCGGCTTCCTGGTCGAGGCGACACTCCCGGTGCGGGGGCCCGCCTGA
- a CDS encoding response regulator encodes MPYDSRPVRVLVVDDEELVRAALRSVLGHDERLHVVGDCDGPAAVDATRALAPDLVLLDVDMPGAHGIGVVLPALRALPAPPAVAMLTALDTADHLEQALRQGASGFLLKTMEPRLFTDAVRLLAAGGVVCTPPGSAAVLAGWTARTPAAPAPPAGPGLLDVLTDREREVLTLIAAGLPNADIAACLGMGVTTVKTHIGAMKRKLGVDSRVALAATVHRTAAP; translated from the coding sequence TTGCCCTACGACTCGAGGCCGGTGCGGGTCCTCGTCGTCGACGACGAGGAACTCGTCCGTGCCGCGCTCCGGAGCGTCCTCGGCCACGACGAGCGGCTGCACGTCGTGGGGGACTGCGACGGCCCCGCCGCGGTCGACGCGACCCGGGCGCTCGCCCCCGACCTGGTGCTGCTGGACGTCGACATGCCGGGCGCGCACGGCATCGGCGTCGTGCTGCCCGCCCTGCGCGCCCTGCCCGCGCCGCCCGCCGTCGCCATGCTCACCGCGCTCGACACCGCCGACCACCTGGAGCAGGCCCTGCGGCAGGGCGCGTCCGGATTCCTGCTCAAGACCATGGAGCCCCGGCTGTTCACCGACGCCGTGCGGCTGCTCGCGGCCGGCGGGGTGGTCTGCACCCCGCCGGGCAGTGCCGCCGTCCTCGCCGGCTGGACCGCCCGGACCCCCGCGGCGCCGGCCCCGCCCGCCGGGCCCGGCCTGCTCGACGTCCTCACCGACCGCGAACGCGAGGTGCTCACCCTGATCGCGGCCGGTCTGCCGAACGCCGACATCGCCGCCTGCCTCGGCATGGGCGTGACCACGGTCAAGACCCACATCGGCGCGATGAAGCGCAAGCTCGGCGTCGACAGCCGCGTCGCCCTCGCGGCGACCGTCCACCGGACGGCCGCCCCGTGA
- a CDS encoding phosphatase, whose protein sequence is MPIPSRAALADHLVRSRIAGDVATPRDNNLSHYRKLANGDRHYWLGLELGDRWTDEQDVLAVMAERCGVNDDPSHRQGQDTIDPELTIDALERMAARLRKAADAGERVLFATGHPGGLLDVHRQTAAALRAAGCEIVRIPGGLFADEGMVFQFADVAMLERGATLWHTHSPAPMAAILDCFEHQGTPLPDLVVADHGWAGCAGQRGLDAIGYADCNDPALFIAEAEGTLQVAVPLDDHVTDPRFYDPMTAYLLHAAGLDTTAV, encoded by the coding sequence ATGCCGATACCCAGCCGTGCCGCCCTCGCCGACCACCTCGTCCGCTCACGTATCGCGGGAGACGTCGCCACGCCGCGCGACAACAACCTCTCCCACTACCGCAAGCTCGCCAACGGTGACCGGCACTACTGGCTCGGCCTGGAGCTCGGCGACCGCTGGACCGACGAGCAGGACGTGCTCGCCGTCATGGCCGAGCGCTGCGGGGTCAACGACGATCCGTCCCACCGGCAGGGCCAGGACACCATCGACCCCGAGCTGACGATCGACGCCCTGGAGCGCATGGCCGCGCGGCTCCGCAAGGCCGCCGACGCCGGGGAGCGCGTGCTCTTCGCGACCGGGCACCCCGGCGGGCTGCTCGACGTCCACCGGCAGACCGCGGCGGCGCTGCGGGCGGCGGGCTGCGAGATCGTCCGCATCCCGGGCGGGCTCTTCGCGGACGAGGGCATGGTCTTCCAGTTCGCCGACGTGGCGATGCTGGAGCGCGGCGCGACGCTGTGGCACACCCACTCGCCCGCGCCCATGGCCGCGATCCTGGACTGCTTCGAGCACCAGGGGACCCCGCTGCCCGACCTCGTGGTCGCCGACCACGGCTGGGCCGGCTGCGCGGGCCAGCGCGGACTCGACGCCATCGGCTACGCGGACTGCAACGACCCCGCCCTCTTCATCGCGGAGGCCGAGGGCACCCTCCAGGTGGCCGTCCCGCTCGACGACCACGTCACCGATCCGCGCTTCTACGACCCGATGACGGCCTACCTGCTCCACGCGGCGGGCCTCGACACCACCGCCGTCTGA
- a CDS encoding SACE_7040 family transcriptional regulator, whose protein sequence is MSTRTPAPTRREQILKEAARLFAERGFHGVGVDEIGAAVGISGPGLYRHFPGKDAMLAELLVGISERLLSGGQRRVAETGGDCGALLAALIDGHIDFALNDRPLITLHDRELDRLRDADRRRVRRLQREYVELWVAVVRELHPEVAESEARAAVHAVFGLLNSTPHMGVNGSGPLGRSGTEELLRRLAHGAFASLGAPADRERAASSTV, encoded by the coding sequence ATGAGCACCAGGACCCCGGCACCCACGCGCCGCGAGCAGATCCTCAAGGAGGCCGCCCGCCTCTTCGCCGAGCGCGGCTTCCACGGTGTCGGCGTGGACGAGATAGGCGCCGCGGTGGGCATCAGCGGCCCCGGCCTGTACCGCCACTTCCCCGGCAAGGACGCGATGCTGGCCGAGCTGCTCGTGGGCATCAGCGAACGCCTCCTCAGCGGTGGGCAGCGCCGGGTGGCGGAGACGGGCGGCGACTGCGGGGCGCTGCTGGCGGCGCTCATCGACGGGCACATCGACTTCGCGCTCAACGACCGCCCGCTGATCACCCTGCACGACCGGGAACTCGACCGCCTGCGGGACGCGGACCGCCGCCGGGTGCGCCGGCTCCAGCGCGAGTACGTCGAGCTGTGGGTCGCCGTCGTGCGCGAGCTGCACCCCGAGGTCGCCGAGTCCGAGGCGCGCGCCGCGGTCCACGCGGTCTTCGGGCTGCTGAACTCGACCCCCCATATGGGGGTGAACGGCTCCGGCCCGCTCGGGCGCTCCGGCACCGAGGAACTGCTCCGCCGCCTCGCCCACGGCGCCTTCGCCTCGCTCGGCGCCCCGGCCGACCGGGAGCGGGCGGCGTCCTCCACGGTGTAG